From the genome of Apostichopus japonicus isolate 1M-3 chromosome 17, ASM3797524v1, whole genome shotgun sequence:
CGGTTACCTAGATAAGTTTATTCCTCCTGTATTGTACTAGAACACAAGTGAATTTCCAGCccctgtatacagtatgtaattTGATTTATGTACAAAGACAGAataacatatattcatttgatgaGAAAGGTAAAGGTGTTCTCATTTTACTTGTTATTATGGATGCTTTAATAtgtttgaaacggtgaaaagcTGATTTCTACAATGCTATACAAATGAAAAGTGCAAActttttaaaaacaattgaGAAAACTACTTTAAAGAACACATTTTATGAAAATCAGCCATTTCACGAAGATTTACATTTAGAGAAGACAActaatataattatttaattcaGTATTAATCTCTGAGAAAtggaatatcaaaataaaatatattataacagTAGGAAGTCgataaacaaacacaaatgtCTTTATACACAAAAAACTGTAATTAGTAAACGCTTGTTGATCCCCTATTTTACCGTTCGTTTCTAACAATAAATGCACTtctcatgtatgtattttagatcctcttgcaagcaggaactcgcgaagaagcctcattggcttatcagagccgcaagctgaccgaagtaaTCTTCTACTAGCTTCATAACCAGGTACCTTTCAATTACTAATCTACTACAAAAACTATGCTGAGATTTCGTGGACCTATCCTCACcctaaaaagaaaatcaaatatacaATGTTAAGTTGTAAATGCGGAATCATTTTCACTTCGATAGCTTGACATAAATCTTCACGATTTCATCTTTCTGCTTCCTGTCTTTATATTGAGAGTTGAGACGAGTGATTATAATATCCGTATcgtaatttcttttgtttctttgtatttcaTCATTACACATTGAAATGCTGACCTCCCAACAGAGCCAATGCTAGACCAATCAACGGAAATATCATTGTAGTCATCATGTCGCTACCATGGCTGGGTATCAGTCTGTCAACATACGTATCTAGTTGTCTCCAAAATTCCTttctttcatgtgtgtgcatCAAATTTAGATCCAATCGGAAATGATTCCAAACGGACCTGAAATCGCGAAAACTGGTAACTGTAAACACCACGACTACCCCGATCAAAACCTTGTAGAAGTAAATAGCGTCTATAAAGTACAATGTTATTTTATCATTGATACAACCAACTTCAGTACAATACCTGGAACATACACCAACGACATTACAAGGGGTGATACTCTCATTTGACATTGTGTTATTGAAATCACTCGAAGATTGATTTTCTGTTGTTGCAAAGTTCAGTGTTATGAGGACCGTAGTTCCGAAGGTTGCCCCAAACATTATAAAACTATACATTGGCAACAGAAACCTGCGGAGCTCCAAATAGTcctgaaagaaaattttgactACCTCTAAACAAGGATCAACTTTGCCAATATTCTCCTGAATGAAACTGATGGTGATTTTCCTCAGTTCGTGCAACGCAACTGCCTGAAGATATATATAGTATCCCATTAACAACGCATAATTCATCCCCAAAGCGTCTAGAAAAAGCCAACCAATAGAAAGCCACGAATTACAGAGTTTTTGGAAACTGTCAAAATAAAGGATTCTGACCACTGTATGAATAAGCGACATCGattgaaacaaaaataacactTTGAATTTCGGTATAGCTCCTCTCCTTGTAGACAGCAATTCCAATTTTCTAGTGAAGTGGATCTCGTCAAAAACATGCAACCAGGTTACATTCCGTCCGTCCTTCGGCAAATTGGTTAACTTCGACAAAGACGCAATAGTGCCGACAATACGCGGAGCGATCAGGCAGGGCCAGTAACATAACGCTGTTGCAACAAAGCGTAAGGAGTGGTGGGTGTATTTGGTGTTACATACCAAATGGACAACAGCTGCAAAAACATGTGTAATTGTTAGTAGCAAATTACACATGGCTGAAAACGAGCAGAACACTTTTCGTACCCATCTTGATTGCCCTAGAAGAGAGAAGATGTGGAGAAATACAAATTACGTGGATTTCCCACTTGGCAAtgtattaaacaaatatttacacTATCACGATGAGTCAACAGTCTTTCAGTAAAGCATTGTTTAATTACGTGAGGCATTAAAAATGAGCATATTGCATTGAATGAGGACGTTGTTAGGAAGTTGTCAACTACCGTGCCTTGaacaccattattattatttgaatcTTCGCCGACCGGAACACGGTTTGGTCTATAACAGATCAAGTTCGAAAAGGAGTATTAAACATGGACACTGCTGTTACCTGAAAGTGGGTACTTTCTTAAATCGTATTGTGATAAGCGAACTCGAAGGATGACTcacaataataaacaaattaagCTTACAAATCTCAATTTTGCTTCAAATAGTTTACGATTACATATTCAGAGTTAAATTGTTTATATAGTGTACACAGAAAATCAAGAAGTGTTAAGTAATCTACGATATGCTCTGTGAAAATGATTTGACAAACTGAAGTACGTAcataacaagaaacaaaaagtaGACAATGTGTTTGTGTTTACTCACCGATAAATGGTAGTTTTAAAGACCTAGGTCTAGGTGTATCCCAACGAATTACACCAAATGCCCACATTACCAATACCATTAATGAAGTAACTGTGACTTTTCGGGGATCTCGTCCTTGGACTGTCAGGAGCGGTAATGCTTCCTCCATCGCCATCTTGATTAGTTGTGAGTTTATACCGAGAATGAAAAGTTACTGTGATCGTTGTATACTAGACCAATCAACggaaatataattgtaatcatCATTTCCCATATGGCAAAgtatgaaacaaatatttacattatcGCGATGAGTCAACATTTTTCCAGGAAAACATTGTTGAATTACGTGAGGCATAAAAAATTAGGATACTGCATTGAATCAGGACGTTGTTAGGAAGTTATCAGCTACCGTGCCTTATTTGAATCTTTGCCGACCGAAACACGTTTTTGGTCTATTATAGATCAAGTTCGAAAAGGAAATCTGAAACATGGACTCTGCTGTTACCTGAAAGTTTAATCAAATCGTATCGTGATTAACGAACCCGAAGGATAACTCACAATAATAAAGGAATTCAACTTACAAATCTCAAGTTTGCTTCAAATAGTTTACGATTTTATATTCAGAGTTAATTGTTTATAGTGTGCACAGAAACCATTTTACTAACTAGTAGAAGAAGACTAATCTGCGATATGCTCTTTGAAAATGATTTGACAAACTGAAGTACGTacataacaaaaaacaaaaaatagacaATGTGTTTGTGTTTACTCACCGATGAATGGTAGTTTTAGAGACCTAGGTCCAGGTGTATCCCAACAAATTAAACCAAATGCACACATTACCATTACAATTAATGAAGTAACTGTGGCTTTGGGGGGATCTCTTGTTTGGCCTGTCTACCGCCATCTTAACTAGTTGTGAGTTTATACCTGGAATGAACATTTACGATGATCGCTGTATACTTATTCTACTAATTGAAACGCTTTAAGTGTCTTTTTTAAACATTCATAAAGGTTTGCTTCCTGTTTTATAGAAGTTTTTTGGGCTTTAAAACAACAGTCAAGTGAATAATTATATGGTTTATGAGTTAACACTTCAAAGAAAGCTGACATGTATACAGTTTTTGCGTGCGAAGCaattattaaaggcattgaagactcgccccaaaccgcgtgccgccctctgaaaaagagTTAACTTtcggttgcttgcaagtgaagttttttcttgtcgctacaaagtgcagacagtaaTTACACGCGagaccttgttatcttttatccggacctgagatgtccatcgctgctatgtacactgtgttgtgggtattgaccgtagctgcatgtattgactgtgtcTGATttccgacggtagcaagctgtgtgtgcattttctgggatcgatggtggtgtctaacacttctgttacacctcattcgaaactaggttagATAACCGGTATCAGACGTTTCTTTATACAAAGACAGTTCAGTTTGAAAACCCCTTACGAAGCGTGAAGGTACAAAGACACAACAATAAGTGAAACACGAGTAAAACCGCAGGacttgcacaaaaaaaaaaaaagaaagccgCTAATAAACTAGAATCGCTTCGTGTAGGATCTTCCGAagtttcatcggtaccacaaGTTCGCAACTTAGGAGTATATTTCGATCAATCTGGCCTCATGGACGAGAGCatcaatcaaatatgcaaaTCAGCTTCATTCGGATTATGGAAGATTGGTCGAATTCGCCGTCTTTTAAACCGTACCCTCACAGAACGCTTAGTACATGCTTTTACTACATCCCGTCTTGACTATTGTAATGCTCTTCTGAACGGTCTTTCTAAAACTGCACTTCATCCTCTACAGACTATCCAAAACGCAGCCGCTCGCATGATCACTCGTTCACGACGTCACGAACATATCACTTCTATCCTCTACGATCTACATTGGCTACCTATACACCAACGCATAacattcaaaattttaattacTGCATTTAAATGCATACACGGAATGGCACCGTCTTATCTGTCTAAGTTGATCACACCTCGGGTACCCAAACGCGCCCTTCGCTCTAAGCCGTTCACTCTCGTTCCTCGCAACACCAATAACAAGAAGCACTATGGCCCTACGGCATTCTCGGTCGCCGTACCTGATCTTTGGAACGAGCTTCCCCTCGGAATTCGTATGATCACGGACTTCACCTCCTTCAAATCACACCTAAAAACGCATCTCTTTCAAGAGCACTATACAGATGGTTTCTAggattttttagattttatgttgttctgtcgtgttggttttaaggttctaacttcaattggatttttcactttttagcattcaaattgtagattttgtagtcaatctgttttatcacTTTATTCTTCACCAGTGgttttaatagtttttcgatctcattttcctgtatatatctgtagatggtatatgtatttactgttttttgtatttaatgttttatgtcattgtattttctagattgtttgtaaagcgcacagatgcatcgcgcgtagtgcgctatataagattttatttacattacattacattacatctAACTAGAACTGTATTTGCCTGTatatacgcagtattgtagtgcgcgtggagtgcttgtagtgttaggaagaacttttcggttgctcattgtgttatttattgGGCGCTCAACAGACCATtgagtatagtcatgtaggtacctacaaagtgagggccaTTGTGAGCGCCGTGGCATGCTCAGAAttagttggctacgcagctagcttCTAAGACAGCAAAATgaacagagactatatgaaatatttcaatttacagtcatgtaggtatcgttcaatTGGCCATTAATACCAATATTGTAGCGCTCGAGCACTAGAATAGTGAATATAGTTACACATGAGTCCTTGATAACATCTGTTGTCATGGGTCGCATTAAAGCAGTTTAATGTTCATCTCACGCCAGATAAGACAATTACGCAATGTAAAGCTCCATAACTGGCTTACGTTTCACATGTTGATATGCCGTACCTAATATCCACAGCGTTTTATCATTGCGCTATGAAGAAATAATTAAGACACCTTACACGGATATATAATTTGGTATTCTACGTAATTCTCTTATGGGATTCTATAATAGTCCATTGTGGTCTCCTAGGCCAGATACCACTTTCAGTCTCTCTACCCCTCATCAGTGGCGTACCTAGAATAGTTGGCACCTGTGGCGGATCTTTCCTTTTTCACCCGATCAGGGGATGCCGTCCTGGGAAAGGGGTCTAAGGTAAAACTGTTTGTTTATGTAAGGTggattagatgcaaaatggtgcacgtgttaaaaaaaagggaaacaTATAACTTAATCGGTACTCAAGCCGAACATTTCTACGGCTTATACATGCGCCTTGGGTATTATGATATGCATATGTAAGCGCGTGTGTTATAACACAATGACACGAGGTACGAACTCGTTGCTTTATAAAGCTCACTGTTTAAAATCATCAAGTTGGTCGACTCATCAATGACATTACTCAAGTCTAGGTGAACGTGATTGATGGCTTGCTTGTTATTAGAAGAGACAGCCCAAAAAGTGAAAGTCAAGAGGTAAACATTTTCGAGCCGTTTAATGACCACACTCATGCCTCAGTTGCCTATGAAATCAAAAATGAAATCGGAGTATTTGCAATTAGCAATAAACAGACCTTTAATATAATAGTAAGACTTGTAAACGAATTTGAATGTTTAATTTCATTAGTAAGCTCATTCCAGAGTTTAAACACAATATATTTCCTCAACATTTTACAGTGTCTATAGAAGTACGCCCGGTTACTTAGATAAGTTTATTCCTCCTGTATTGTACTTGGACACAAGTGAATTTCCAGgcctgtatacagtatgtaattTGATTTATGTACAAAGACAGAataacatatattcatttgatgaAAAAGGTAAAGGTGTTCTCATTATACTTGTTATTATGGATGCTTTGATATGTTTGAAACGATGAAAGCTGATTTCTACAATgctataaaaatgaaaagtgtAACTTTTgcaattaagaaaaaaaaaacaattaagaaaCTACTTTAAAGAACACGTCTTGAGAAAATCAACCATTTGAAGAAGATATACATTTAGAGTGGACAACTAATAAAATGATTTAGTTCAGTATTAATCTCAGAGAAATGAATTATCAAATAAATGATATAAGAACAGCAGGAAGTCgata
Proteins encoded in this window:
- the LOC139984685 gene encoding uncharacterized protein — protein: MAMEEALPLLTVQGRDPRKVTVTSLMVLVMWAFGVIRWDTPRPRSLKLPFIGQSRWVRKVFCSFSAMCNLLLTITHVFAAVVHLVCNTKYTHHSLRFVATALCYWPCLIAPRIVGTIASLSKLTNLPKDGRNVTWLHVFDEIHFTRKLELLSTRRGAIPKFKVLFLFQSMSLIHTVVRILYFDSFQKLCNSWLSIGWLFLDALGMNYALLMGYYIYLQAVALHELRKITISFIQENIGKVDPCLEVVKIFFQDYLELRRFLLPMYSFIMFGATFGTTVLITLNFATTENQSSSDFNNTMSNESITPCNVVGVCSRYCTEVGCINDKITLYFIDAIYFYKVLIGVVVVFTVTSFRDFRSVWNHFRLDLNLMHTHERKEFWRQLDTYVDRLIPSHGSDMMTTMIFPLIGLALALLGGQHFNV